CGTTTAAatcctaagatacgtcgttttgaccctaaatcattagattttagtcagtttaagcctaaacataattaaaacttatcataagtcaaatcattaatcaaaacttagaaaattacaagcaagaaaggagaaaaaggttaAGAACCCTAGCTTGAGAACGCAACAagtttccagcagttccagccccgaaatttAAGTGTTTCTTCGTGAATTTcttcaccaggtatgtgggatttcactagtggattcctttcacccattgggtccctagttttcagtcagattcatGATTCCCGTATCATGCTTAGAACTAGGGTTTCTAtaacttcaacagaacttcatgaattaattagttatatgtttcaaatcagatattcatgttgttttttcagtttatcgcatgaatttcagaaccctagctatgtatttctttagatattaaattacacatgctaggtcagatattttagttattcagttatacatgcctcagttttaatgcatcattatcagattaaatgttgcattctcagtttgcatgtacggttttgagctatccagtaattacagaaaattcagacataatcagttaactacataattcattgggagtagcataatactgagttggactagggttcagcgtacccaattagtcccagaactactagccaagtaggttgtaagtcccctctgtgggcgaTCAGTTTAATTATCATGTCAGCATGTCTTTATatctttggcagggtatattgggtcctctcgatgtggtgtatacatcggactccacatttagctcatgtggttttattttcggttattagtagctcccacagttcagtcagactctcttgcattgacgaTACATCAGTATACTCTGTATTCAGTTTCACCATGTTATagattggtcattgcattcagttagctcaaaattctctatatcatgtttagattattatacttgcttttgtgcttgttcagttatgttttatttcagctttattctatcttacatgctcagtacctttcaagtactgacgcatacgtgcgctacatcttctcgcgatgtaggttcaggttctcagcatccagatcacgcatagttCGATTTTTGAtcttcagttcagcagattcagtggtgagtccttattctccgaggacaatagtcacgagtttcttttcagtatttagtcttttagtttcagtttttgctagatttagctggggcttgtctcagtatttctagtccagtttagaggctattttcagacataattagcttcagcttagtattgagttaataacttctttgtattaaactcattgatttcatttatctcagttatagaatatgggtattcctaATTTTTCGgtctaaattttgattttagttttcgcaacagtttatattctttagtatgctcgtgcatatgccagcagggttagcttgggatcacttgtggtcctaggttccgtgtccacgTCTTGGAGGTAGCTCGGGGCGTTACATAATGTATGTTCCTATATAAAAGATATGAAttactctttattttatattttgtaggATTTATATATCcatttgtcattttctttaaaaaaaattgtgagttgaaattcaaaattgtgtttataaaagttaaataacaatatgttaaaattattgagataAAGCGAGTCAAATTGGGTGGTCATGACCCAATCTGatttttagcccatttgagATCAAAGTAAATTTGGACGGGTCAAGATCCAatccaaattcaatttcaactcaTTCCAATTTCAATTTTAGCCTGTCCATTTGACACACTTAGGTGCAGTGGTGGAACTGCTTAACTTTTAACCAGAGATCTTATGTTTGAACCCTAGATATGGAGAAAATCACGTTGAAAGTGTCACCCTGAATGCATCTTACAATATGTGATTCAAATTTACTTAGGCTCCAGCACTCAAAAACACCAGgtagaaaaccaaaaaaaaaaaaaacgaactCTAATCCACTGCTcacataattataatatttgtttgatgatgagaattttgcattttttttaaaaaaaattattttatttgaaaatcacggtttgaattattaaatttatgaatacaaCTTAAAGttgtatttgaaatttatagaacATCCAAAATTccatttttacttttataaatttttcttttctgaTATCCTAATTTTTAGATGTTATGTAATAACCTTATTTaagttaaatttcatatttaaattatattccatatttaaaaaaaaaaattcagactTTAAATACTTTTgcaaaaaatatgatcaaacacaACTATAACTTTGaaactaaataaaattcatgGGTAAACGCCTGTCAAACTTTTTCACATTCTAGTCCCCCTTCTCCAAAATTCACCAAAAGTATAAATAGAGAAAACATATGAATTAACTGTATATGAAACTACTAGCCAAATAggaaaaacttcaaattttagacACTAACATATAAAAAGATTTAGTCCTTTATCCTACATTTAGCTgattcaacaaaaaataaataaagaatattatatattataataaaaaatttctaattaatttacgataaaaaaaagggaaacttacataaatatactataataaaaaaatatttaccatttatagcaatatcatttttttttcacttgaccatttttaattcatttataatacaagtttaatacatattacaaaaataaatttattattaaatataatacaagttttaatgatgaataatacatttatcacacattttaatacacttataatacaatgtgacaatcttttaccaaacaaacataatatatttcaaaaacaattataattcaaatatattgcatacataattcacttttaatacatattacagactTATCACAatgttgctataaatgataataaacaagaactatcgctaaaatcagtaattatttttaaaaatgtattaatttgtgtaatttttcgggcaactttcacatatagcaaataaaaaaattcatatttgtatgctatagcaaagtttgcataattgcgctccatagcaaacatagaaactgtataatttgctatacatatacagttgaagcgaaatgtataaaatgaagtgtataaaacgagaaagctacttcatttattttaggttattagttcgctattatatataattatcccTAAAAACTTCCCTATCCCACTTCTTTTTGGTAGTCAAATAAAGACTTTGTAGacaaagtttgaaaatttaagcCACATTTAAGtaaaagattttgaaattttttttactctACTTTGAAGAAAATGAGCTGTTTTTTTATACGTAGAAATATATGGAATATTATCATCAAACTTGCCTGTCATAGGGTGTGTTTGTTAAGAAATGAAAATGtatttcatagaaaatattttcatgaaaaataagtaaattttttaCTTAGTATATCATGTTTGGTTTATAAGTggaaaagatttttagtgtttgatgaaaaacattttcgagaaatatttacttaattttttttgagggGGTGTGGTAGGGGGCTGGAGGGAGCAGGggtgaaaaactaaaaaatgaaaattgaaaatatttttaaaataagctttaaacatattttttcaacgaataaaattgtaatttgaatttggaggaaagttttgaaaaatgtttctcttaatttttgaagggaagtctcattttccttaattttgagataaaaatgaattgatttaaaaaatattttccaaaacttttacCCCAACCAatcataagaaaattaaaaaatattttccttttgtaccaaacacaccctcaTTGCATTTTCAAAGTAATTCAACAGATACCATAGAAAGCAATTTTGTTGGGATAAAGCTATATATATGACTCAGTTGAGAAACTTACTTTTATATAATGGACATGAAACTTTAGGTCATTAATCTTACatcaaaatgagaaagagaaggaTTTTGTAAGTCATTCATAGCTCAAGAATTTAAGTTTTCTCCATTATAATTACAAGAAAAGTTTAATCTTTGCTAGTCAACAAGCACAAGAAATGCTACTACTATTGCAAAGGATCCCTGAAAAATAAATCCAGATGCAATTTTTCAATGTAGGAGTTTCAAGAACAAACAAGATTAAATAATCAAACCACACAGcaagaataaatatcataaCAAGTCCTACAGGTCAGCGAGGGGACGATACTTCTCTCTCACAACCAAAGTTATCATCTTCAGGTTCACTCCAATTTATGTTATTAGAGCTATTGTTCATACTTGGTTCTGAACTAGCATTGCTGCTCGTGGCAAGGGGCGAGTCAGAAACACTACCTGTCTTGTTCTTTGTTGAGCTAGACCGGACACCATTTGCTGAAGAAGCAGAGACCCGTGTCAGGACTGGGCGTAAGGTTCCATTAACACTTCGTCTTATATCCTGTTCATAAAAAGTAGATAAACgtaaatattttggaaaatagAATGTGTTACAATGCTCGAGACTTTCTAAACAAGTAAATAGCACTTCACTTTTGAATTTGAGTATTTATGGAATTGAATGAATGAGAATTTAGAAGTTATGTATGTACCATGTGTCGTAGAGCCATATCTAAAGATTTTTTGGAGAATGATCTTCCGAAGCCTGAATTTTCTCGGGATAAAGATTTCTTGGAGGAATTTTCATGAGATACATTATCATCTTGCTTTGGGGGAGCTAATTTCCTCATGTTTACTACCCTTTCAACCATCTGTGTGCCGATCAATACAGGGTTCACGTCATCTTTTTCAATACCATAGCCCCTACTCTTGGAAAGTAGAGCGGTTGCATTGCTCAAAATAGCAGCTTTTGTTGCTCGTCCTCTGGAAGGAGAAGATGATTTCCGTCTGGGTTTTCCATTAGCAGTAGAGTGTCGAGCGCCAGGTGCAGTTGGTCTTCCCCTAGATGCAGATGCAGGCCTTTTAGGCACCAATATCTTAGAAATGACAGAAGAATCACGCGAAAGACTTGGTGTCTCCAAGGGTTTCAATGGCCTAGACTTCACAGTAGGAGAGGTACCCCGAGATGGTGCAGTTTTATTCAATGTCGCGGAACCTGTTTTTGTCGATGAAGAAGATCGAGAACCAGAAACTGATACAATAGGAATGGATGATGCAGCAGACGGTCGACGAGTTGGTGTTGCTGACCTTGACGCTGACTTGGAAGCAGCTGGTTTGGAGGGTCTACCGGTTGGGGTAGAAGAGCGTGGAGCAGCTCTAGTTGGAGTTGAGGATCTTGCTGTGGAAGCAACAGGCTTAGCAGAAGGCAACGTCGCTCTTGAAGTAGGAGTAGAAGCTCTTGAGGGCTTGGATGAAGAACTACGAGGACGTCCAGTAGGCGTTGATGACCTGGTGGAAGTTGCCTTTTTCCCCCCTGACGAAGAAGGCCTTCCATTTCCAGCAGAAGAGCTTTTGCTTCTGGACATATCTGGCTCTCCCGTTGAATGGAGCCCTTCCAGTGAATTTGCAGGCTGCAACAATTAGCAGTTAAGACTAACATATTGTTTTGCTATCCACCTCAAAATAACTGTAACAGTGTGATAATAGAGAATTTCTTCAACCGAAAACATCACTATTAGCATTT
The nucleotide sequence above comes from Solanum pennellii chromosome 9, SPENNV200. Encoded proteins:
- the LOC107029363 gene encoding endochitinase A isoform X2, with protein sequence MQTSVQCRPQERTLGMVMKEVDEDLAMFLEMRRSEKEMNDELAKCDSEELNQQLGSEVDFSLLSNGTLTKPANQDYLLNSENDKNDYDWLLSPPQTPSNPLPEVEEQNIPVYQIVTNSSSTGQDCKIKADSSTVAPEPKISIEQDIVQPANSLEGLHSTGEPDMSRSKSSSAGNGRPSSSGGKKATSTRSSTPTGRPRSSSSKPSRASTPTSRATLPSAKPVASTARSSTPTRAAPRSSTPTGRPSKPAASKSASRSATPTRRPSAASSIPIVSVSGSRSSSSTKTGSATLNKTAPSRGTSPTVKSRPLKPLETPSLSRDSSVISKILVPKRPASASRGRPTAPGARHSTANGKPRRKSSSPSRGRATKAAILSNATALLSKSRGYGIEKDDVNPVLIGTQMVERVVNMRKLAPPKQDDNVSHENSSKKSLSRENSGFGRSFSKKSLDMALRHMDIRRSVNGTLRPVLTRVSASSANGVRSSSTKNKTGSVSDSPLATSSNASSEPSMNNSSNNINWSEPEDDNFGCEREVSSPR
- the LOC107029363 gene encoding endochitinase A isoform X1 → MATSVQCRPQERTLGMVMKEVDEDLAMFLEMRRSEKEMNDELAKCDSEELNQQLGSEVDFSLLSNGTLTKPANQDYLLNSENDKNDYDWLLSPPQTPSNPLPEVEEQNIPVYQIVTNSSSTGQDCKIKADSSTVAPEPKISIEQDIVQPANSLEGLHSTGEPDMSRSKSSSAGNGRPSSSGGKKATSTRSSTPTGRPRSSSSKPSRASTPTSRATLPSAKPVASTARSSTPTRAAPRSSTPTGRPSKPAASKSASRSATPTRRPSAASSIPIVSVSGSRSSSSTKTGSATLNKTAPSRGTSPTVKSRPLKPLETPSLSRDSSVISKILVPKRPASASRGRPTAPGARHSTANGKPRRKSSSPSRGRATKAAILSNATALLSKSRGYGIEKDDVNPVLIGTQMVERVVNMRKLAPPKQDDNVSHENSSKKSLSRENSGFGRSFSKKSLDMALRHMDIRRSVNGTLRPVLTRVSASSANGVRSSSTKNKTGSVSDSPLATSSNASSEPSMNNSSNNINWSEPEDDNFGCEREVSSPR